One Paraburkholderia caffeinilytica DNA segment encodes these proteins:
- a CDS encoding 2-hydroxyacid dehydrogenase produces the protein MKPSLLVLIPLKEASRARVEAAFDVVHAPDASRRAAALAAHGETVRAVLTNGTTGLTAAEIDRMPQLEFVSALGAGYENLAIDHARSRGIVLVNGAGTNDHCVADHAFALLLAVVRDVPQLDQATRQGAWRDTLPMRPNVSGKRLGIVGLGNIGEKVARRGAGFDMEIGYHNRTPRTGSPLRYFDSVEGLARWCDFLVVATPGGAGTRHLIGKAVLDALGPDGFVVNVSRGSVVDTAALADALAAGAIAGAGLDVYEGEPHPPEALLSLRNVVLTPHVGGRSPEAIAASVDNFLANAGRHFAGETVLTPI, from the coding sequence ATGAAGCCATCCCTGCTGGTTCTGATTCCCTTGAAAGAAGCGAGCCGCGCCCGTGTCGAGGCCGCTTTCGACGTCGTCCATGCACCCGATGCCAGCCGGCGGGCCGCCGCGCTCGCCGCGCACGGCGAGACGGTCCGCGCCGTGCTGACCAACGGCACGACGGGGCTGACGGCCGCTGAAATCGACCGGATGCCGCAGCTCGAGTTCGTCAGCGCGCTCGGCGCCGGCTACGAAAACCTCGCCATCGATCACGCCCGCTCGCGCGGCATCGTGCTCGTCAATGGCGCGGGCACCAACGATCATTGCGTGGCCGATCACGCGTTCGCCTTGCTGCTCGCGGTGGTGCGCGACGTGCCGCAACTCGATCAGGCCACCCGCCAGGGCGCCTGGCGCGACACGTTGCCGATGCGCCCGAACGTGTCCGGCAAGCGGCTCGGCATCGTCGGGCTCGGCAATATCGGCGAGAAGGTCGCGCGGCGGGGGGCCGGGTTCGACATGGAAATCGGTTACCACAACCGCACACCGCGCACAGGCTCGCCGCTGCGTTATTTCGACAGCGTGGAGGGACTTGCGCGGTGGTGCGATTTTCTCGTGGTGGCGACGCCCGGCGGCGCCGGCACGCGTCATCTGATCGGCAAGGCGGTGCTGGACGCACTTGGGCCGGACGGTTTCGTGGTCAACGTTTCTCGCGGCAGCGTGGTGGATACCGCTGCTTTAGCGGATGCGCTTGCCGCCGGCGCGATTGCCGGCGCGGGTCTCGACGTCTACGAGGGCGAGCCGCATCCACCGGAAGCCTTGCTGAGCCTGCGCAACGTGGTTCTGACGCCGCATGTGGGCGGCCGTTCGCCGGAGGCGATCGCGGCGTCGGTCGACAATTTCCTGGCCAACGCCGGCCGCCATTTTGCTGGCGAGACGGTATTGACGCCGATCTGA
- a CDS encoding sensor domain-containing diguanylate cyclase: protein MLDNLPRGSAPTNDAPENAPLRDDSEMFELAPVSLWLEDFSGVRALFDVWRAEGVTDLRAHFAADQSRVAECAHSIRVIKVNQKTLTQFEAADFDALTRNLASVFRDDMLKTHLEELCQLWAGQAQFTSQTVNYTLGGRRLDVLLKGAVLPGHEERWDRVLVSVEDITELEGARHRVTLAEEYVRGLFEHSPVSLWVEDFSAVKRLLDDARSAGISDFRVFTDVHPEFVERCMQEIHVLDVNQHTLEMFMAKDKKTLLSRLPDVFRDDMRPHFREQLIDLWDGKLFQQREVLNYSLDGNEVHVHLQFSVLPGHEKNWDLVLVALTDITARKKAEAYLEFLGKHDVLTKLRNRSFYVDELNRLERKGPWPVTIIMADLNGLKRVNDQLGHAAGDALLRRAGEVLAKATDAPFHAARIGGDEFAILMPDTDERGGAAMVDAIRQLVDLNNQFYPGSLLSLSMGVATCQRGDRLEAGIQRADLLMYEEKHAHYANRPAEDAPGD from the coding sequence ATGCTGGACAACCTGCCGCGCGGCTCAGCGCCCACCAACGACGCTCCGGAGAACGCCCCCTTGAGGGACGATTCCGAAATGTTCGAACTCGCGCCTGTCTCCCTCTGGCTCGAAGACTTCAGCGGCGTGCGGGCGCTGTTCGACGTCTGGCGGGCCGAAGGCGTGACGGACCTGCGCGCCCATTTCGCCGCGGATCAAAGCCGGGTCGCCGAATGCGCGCACAGCATCCGCGTCATCAAGGTCAATCAGAAGACACTGACGCAATTCGAGGCCGCCGACTTCGACGCGCTCACCCGCAACCTCGCCTCCGTGTTCCGCGACGACATGCTCAAGACCCACCTCGAAGAGCTATGCCAATTGTGGGCGGGCCAGGCACAGTTCACGAGCCAGACAGTCAACTACACGCTCGGCGGACGGCGCCTCGATGTGCTGCTCAAGGGCGCCGTGCTGCCCGGCCATGAAGAACGGTGGGACCGCGTGCTCGTGTCGGTCGAAGACATCACCGAACTGGAAGGCGCGCGGCATCGCGTGACGCTTGCCGAAGAATATGTGCGCGGCCTGTTCGAACATTCGCCGGTTTCGTTGTGGGTGGAAGATTTCAGCGCGGTCAAGCGCCTACTCGACGATGCGCGCTCGGCCGGCATCAGCGATTTCCGCGTGTTTACCGACGTGCATCCCGAGTTTGTCGAGCGCTGCATGCAGGAAATCCACGTGCTCGACGTGAACCAGCACACGCTCGAAATGTTCATGGCGAAAGACAAGAAAACGCTTCTTTCGCGTCTGCCCGACGTTTTCCGCGACGACATGCGGCCGCATTTTCGCGAGCAGCTGATCGACCTGTGGGACGGCAAGCTGTTCCAGCAGCGCGAAGTGCTCAACTATTCGCTCGACGGCAACGAGGTGCACGTACACCTGCAGTTCTCCGTCCTGCCGGGTCATGAAAAGAATTGGGACCTGGTGCTGGTCGCCCTCACCGACATCACGGCGCGCAAGAAGGCCGAAGCGTACCTGGAGTTTCTCGGCAAGCATGACGTGCTGACCAAGCTGCGCAACCGCTCCTTTTACGTGGATGAACTGAACCGGCTGGAGCGCAAGGGTCCGTGGCCGGTGACGATCATCATGGCCGATCTCAACGGCCTCAAACGCGTGAACGACCAGCTCGGCCACGCGGCCGGCGACGCGCTGTTACGGCGGGCCGGCGAAGTCCTCGCCAAGGCGACGGACGCGCCCTTTCACGCAGCGCGCATCGGCGGTGACGAGTTCGCGATCCTGATGCCCGACACCGACGAGCGCGGCGGCGCCGCGATGGTCGATGCGATCCGTCAACTGGTCGATCTGAACAACCAGTTTTATCCGGGTTCGCTGCTGAGTCTTTCGATGGGCGTGGCGACGTGCCAGCGCGGCGATCGGCTCGAGGCCGGCATACAACGCGCCGATCTGCTGATGTATGAGGAAAAGCATGCGCACTACGCGAACCGTCCAGCTGAGGATGCGCCGGGCGATTGA
- a CDS encoding zinc ribbon domain-containing protein YjdM — translation MSTIPACPQCAMENTYPDGENYVCPDCAHEWPMTAAASADETDERVVKDANGNPLADGDAVVLIKDLKVKGSSITLKMGTKVKSIRLVGGDHEVDCKMDAGNFMLKAEYLKKV, via the coding sequence ATGTCGACGATTCCCGCCTGCCCGCAATGCGCGATGGAAAACACCTACCCCGACGGCGAAAATTACGTCTGCCCCGATTGCGCGCACGAGTGGCCGATGACCGCTGCCGCAAGCGCTGACGAGACCGACGAACGCGTCGTCAAGGACGCCAACGGCAACCCGTTGGCGGACGGCGACGCGGTGGTGCTGATCAAGGACCTGAAAGTGAAAGGCTCGTCGATTACGCTGAAAATGGGCACCAAGGTGAAGAGCATTCGCCTCGTTGGCGGCGATCATGAAGTGGACTGCAAGATGGACGCCGGCAACTTCATGCTGAAGGCCGAGTATCTGAAGAAGGTTTGA
- a CDS encoding heavy metal sensor histidine kinase — MKLWTERSLTARTTMLFASIACVVIGTLGMYFYHSAELSLQRRADVVLTGRVEHFSRIVHDLYSVSELKSRPLLFESMLGAEQDVLQFRRPGEAPFIDVNPGHVAVPALQAGTADHLPTPSDIRQTVLPDGVPVHWAIASVKAREDGSEVEVIAAHPMTQEVRMLAAYRNRILLATLSGMLAATLLAYYVLRRALRPVREIATRAAQISPASLSVRLDSESAPAELRQLTHAFNAMLDRLADGYQRLSQFSADLAHEIRTPVGALIGQTQVTLAKPRDAEEYQQLLESNLEELSRLSHIAENILFLAHADHAALSIDREPVDLRDELVRIADYFEGPADERGMRFTVEAQGVASVNPMLCRRAINNLVVNAVRYGANNTVVRLSGAQDEQGATVVVENDGAPIPGEQLDRLFDRFYRADAARSEFTESSGLGLAIVKAIMHLHGGTARVVCPVPGVVRFELRFPGV, encoded by the coding sequence ATGAAACTGTGGACCGAACGTTCGTTGACGGCTCGCACCACGATGCTGTTCGCCTCGATCGCGTGCGTGGTGATCGGCACGTTGGGCATGTATTTCTACCACTCCGCCGAGCTGTCGTTGCAGCGTCGCGCGGACGTGGTGCTCACCGGCCGTGTCGAGCACTTCAGCCGCATCGTGCACGATCTCTATTCGGTCAGCGAATTGAAGAGCCGGCCTTTGCTGTTCGAGAGCATGCTCGGCGCGGAGCAAGACGTGTTGCAGTTTCGCCGCCCGGGCGAAGCGCCGTTCATCGACGTGAATCCCGGTCATGTCGCCGTGCCGGCCCTGCAGGCCGGCACCGCTGACCACTTGCCGACGCCCTCGGACATTCGCCAGACCGTGCTGCCGGACGGCGTGCCGGTGCATTGGGCGATTGCTTCCGTCAAGGCGCGCGAGGACGGCAGCGAGGTCGAAGTGATCGCCGCGCATCCGATGACCCAGGAAGTGCGGATGCTGGCCGCGTATCGCAATCGCATCCTGCTAGCCACGCTGAGCGGCATGCTGGCTGCCACGTTGCTCGCCTACTACGTGCTGCGTCGCGCGTTGCGGCCGGTGCGCGAGATCGCTACGCGGGCGGCGCAGATCAGTCCGGCGAGTTTGTCGGTGCGGCTCGATAGCGAGTCCGCGCCGGCCGAACTGCGCCAGCTCACGCACGCCTTCAACGCCATGCTCGACCGTCTCGCTGATGGCTACCAGCGCCTCTCACAGTTCTCCGCCGATCTGGCGCATGAAATTCGCACGCCGGTAGGCGCCTTGATCGGCCAGACTCAGGTAACGCTCGCCAAACCGCGCGATGCCGAGGAATATCAACAGCTACTCGAATCGAACCTCGAGGAACTGAGCCGTTTGAGCCACATCGCGGAGAACATTCTGTTTCTTGCGCACGCGGATCATGCGGCACTGTCCATCGATCGGGAACCGGTCGATCTGCGCGACGAACTCGTCAGGATCGCAGACTATTTCGAAGGCCCGGCCGACGAGCGTGGCATGCGCTTTACCGTCGAGGCTCAGGGCGTGGCATCGGTCAATCCGATGCTGTGCCGCCGGGCGATCAACAATCTCGTCGTCAATGCGGTGCGGTATGGCGCGAACAATACGGTGGTACGTTTGAGCGGCGCGCAGGACGAACAGGGCGCGACCGTGGTGGTGGAAAACGACGGTGCGCCGATTCCCGGCGAGCAACTGGACCGCCTGTTCGATCGCTTCTACCGCGCGGATGCGGCGCGCAGCGAGTTCACCGAATCGAGCGGGCTGGGGCTCGCGATCGTCAAGGCGATCATGCATCTGCACGGCGGCACGGCGCGCGTGGTGTGTCCGGTGCCGGGCGTGGTGCGCTTCGAATTGCGTTTTCCGGGCGTTTAG
- a CDS encoding heavy metal response regulator transcription factor, translating into MSILVIEDDPKTGDYLKKGLRESGYAVDLARTGTDGLHMALEHAYDLVVLDVMLPGIDGWEIMRALRARRDLPVIFLTARDHVSDRIRGLELGADDYLVKPFSFTELVLRIRTLLRRGVIRESDVFEIADLKLDVLRRKVTREGVEIPLTNKEFMLLHLLVRRQGEALSRTQIASEVWDMNFDSDTNVVDVAIKRLRAKIDHPFEKKLIHTVRSIGYTFGDGA; encoded by the coding sequence ATGAGCATCCTCGTCATCGAAGACGACCCGAAAACCGGCGACTACCTGAAGAAAGGGCTGCGCGAAAGCGGCTACGCGGTCGACCTTGCGCGCACCGGCACGGATGGGCTGCACATGGCGCTCGAACACGCTTACGACCTCGTGGTGCTGGACGTGATGCTGCCCGGCATCGACGGTTGGGAAATCATGCGCGCGCTGCGGGCGCGGCGCGATCTGCCGGTGATTTTCCTGACCGCGCGCGATCACGTCAGCGACCGCATCCGCGGCCTCGAACTTGGCGCCGACGATTACCTCGTCAAGCCGTTCTCGTTCACCGAGCTGGTGTTGCGCATCCGCACGTTGTTGCGCCGCGGGGTGATCCGCGAGAGCGATGTGTTCGAGATCGCGGACCTCAAGCTCGACGTCCTGCGCCGCAAAGTGACGCGCGAAGGCGTCGAGATTCCGCTGACCAATAAGGAATTCATGCTGTTGCATCTGCTGGTGCGCCGGCAGGGCGAGGCGTTGTCGCGTACGCAAATCGCCTCGGAGGTGTGGGATATGAATTTCGACAGCGACACGAACGTGGTCGACGTGGCGATCAAACGGCTGCGCGCGAAGATCGATCATCCGTTTGAGAAGAAGCTGATTCATACGGTGCGCAGCATCGGCTACACCTTCGGCGACGGCGCATGA
- a CDS encoding cytochrome b/b6 domain-containing protein: protein MPEPQARFIVHPLVVRITHWINAFAMLCMVMSGWAIYNASPFFPFRFPVWATVGGWLGGSIAWHFAAMWLLCANGLLYLAYGIGRGHFRRRLLPVYPRDVVHDAALAMRFKLPHDTAKYNAVQRALYLFVLLLGVLLVASGLSIWKPVQFSWLTALFGGFDFARRVHFVAMAGVAGFVVVHLALVLLVPRTLLPMLTGRARLSAHERSEA from the coding sequence ATGCCCGAACCGCAAGCGCGCTTCATCGTCCACCCACTCGTCGTACGAATCACGCACTGGATCAACGCGTTTGCCATGCTCTGCATGGTGATGAGCGGCTGGGCGATCTATAACGCGTCGCCCTTCTTTCCGTTCAGATTCCCGGTGTGGGCAACCGTCGGCGGCTGGCTGGGCGGTTCGATCGCATGGCATTTCGCGGCCATGTGGCTGCTGTGCGCGAACGGCCTGCTGTATCTGGCGTATGGCATCGGGCGCGGGCATTTTCGTCGCAGGCTATTGCCGGTCTATCCACGCGATGTCGTGCACGATGCCGCATTGGCGATGCGGTTCAAGCTGCCGCACGATACCGCCAAATATAACGCGGTGCAGCGCGCGCTCTATCTCTTCGTATTGCTCCTTGGCGTATTGCTGGTTGCGTCCGGGCTTTCGATCTGGAAGCCCGTGCAGTTCTCGTGGCTTACCGCCCTATTCGGCGGCTTCGATTTCGCGCGTCGCGTGCATTTTGTCGCGATGGCGGGCGTGGCGGGTTTTGTCGTCGTGCATCTGGCGCTGGTGCTGCTGGTGCCGCGCACGTTACTACCGATGTTGACCGGCCGCGCCAGGCTGTCCGCGCACGAAAGGAGCGAGGCATGA
- a CDS encoding molybdopterin-dependent oxidoreductase, translating to MSESKRKDSRSAGVLLADHKPQIERLQRRLFLRSSLSIGALAMLSGCNMQDGDSVDKVLWAMSRWNDRVQGWLFDRNKLAPTYSASEITEPFPFNAFYPEFDAPDIDGSTYRLEVSGLVSDKRTWNLDQLRALPQASQITRHICIEGWSAIGQWRGVPFRTFLERIGADLSARYVGFKCADRYYSSLDMATALHPQTQLTLDFRDAPLPAKYGYPLKLRVPTKLGFKNPKHIAAIFVTNTNPGGYWEDQGYNWFSGL from the coding sequence ATGAGCGAATCAAAACGCAAGGACTCGCGCAGCGCAGGCGTTCTCCTCGCCGACCACAAACCGCAAATCGAGCGATTGCAGCGGCGGTTGTTCCTGCGCTCGTCGCTTTCGATCGGCGCGCTGGCGATGCTCTCGGGCTGCAACATGCAGGACGGCGATTCGGTCGACAAGGTGTTGTGGGCCATGTCGCGCTGGAACGATCGCGTGCAAGGCTGGCTGTTCGATCGCAACAAGCTCGCGCCGACTTACTCTGCAAGCGAGATCACCGAACCGTTTCCGTTCAACGCGTTCTATCCGGAGTTCGACGCGCCGGATATCGACGGCTCGACATATCGACTGGAAGTGTCGGGCCTGGTGTCGGACAAGCGCACGTGGAATCTCGATCAACTGCGCGCCCTGCCCCAGGCTTCACAGATTACGCGGCACATCTGCATCGAAGGATGGAGCGCGATCGGGCAATGGCGAGGCGTGCCGTTTCGCACGTTCCTCGAACGCATCGGCGCCGACCTGAGCGCTCGCTATGTCGGCTTCAAATGCGCGGACCGCTATTACTCGAGCCTCGACATGGCGACGGCCTTGCATCCGCAAACCCAGCTCACGCTCGATTTCCGCGACGCACCGTTGCCGGCCAAATACGGCTATCCGCTGAAATTGCGCGTACCGACCAAATTGGGCTTCAAGAATCCGAAGCACATCGCGGCGATCTTCGTGACTAACACGAACCCCGGCGGCTATTGGGAAGATCAGGGCTACAACTGGTTTAGCGGGCTATGA
- a CDS encoding AraC family transcriptional regulator, whose protein sequence is MSTRSVEPASATCDPAEHVPAAGSPFDRGPAAGGPTDRGPADRGPADSAQQRLVDLFDLLAPKPGVTRSSFEGVNLMRANSPMPRMPVMYEPSIVIVCQGRKRGYLGDQVFQYDAQQYLVLSVPLPFECETEASPEAPFLGISVRVDLTMVAELLMALNETQGTAQNEPLGIYSTPLDPALSNAVQRLMEALASPLDARILAPGVVREICYRVLTGEQGDAIRAALTHQNHFGRIAKALRRIHADYHGQLDVDTLASEAGMSLAVFHAQFKAVTATSPMQYVKTTRLHHARLLMVQDGLNAGAAAARVGYESASQFSREFKRLFGLSPVDEVKRMRAVYDAPPPPRVVRPVARYVTAV, encoded by the coding sequence ATGTCAACCCGTTCCGTCGAACCCGCCTCGGCCACTTGTGATCCGGCCGAACACGTCCCGGCTGCAGGTAGTCCCTTCGATCGCGGCCCGGCCGCCGGCGGCCCCACCGATCGCGGCCCGGCCGATCGCGGCCCGGCCGATTCCGCTCAGCAGCGTCTGGTCGACCTGTTCGATTTGCTCGCGCCCAAACCTGGCGTGACGCGTTCGAGCTTCGAAGGTGTCAACCTGATGCGCGCCAATAGTCCGATGCCGCGTATGCCCGTGATGTACGAGCCGAGCATCGTGATCGTCTGCCAGGGGCGCAAGCGCGGTTACCTCGGCGATCAGGTGTTCCAGTACGACGCGCAGCAATACCTGGTGCTCTCGGTGCCGTTGCCGTTCGAATGTGAAACCGAGGCGAGCCCGGAAGCGCCGTTCCTTGGCATCTCGGTGCGCGTCGATCTGACCATGGTGGCCGAACTGCTGATGGCGCTGAACGAAACGCAGGGCACCGCGCAAAACGAGCCGCTCGGCATCTATTCAACGCCGCTCGATCCGGCCTTGAGCAATGCAGTGCAGCGTCTGATGGAAGCATTGGCCTCGCCGCTCGACGCGAGGATTCTCGCGCCCGGCGTGGTTCGCGAAATCTGTTATCGCGTGCTGACGGGCGAGCAGGGCGATGCGATTCGCGCGGCGCTCACGCATCAGAATCATTTCGGCCGCATCGCCAAGGCGCTACGGCGAATCCATGCCGACTATCACGGGCAACTCGATGTCGATACGCTCGCCTCTGAAGCGGGCATGAGCCTCGCCGTTTTTCATGCGCAATTCAAGGCCGTGACGGCGACCTCACCGATGCAATACGTGAAGACCACACGTTTGCATCACGCGCGTTTGCTGATGGTGCAGGACGGTTTGAATGCAGGCGCTGCCGCGGCGCGGGTCGGTTACGAAAGCGCGTCGCAGTTCAGCCGCGAGTTCAAGCGCCTGTTCGGCCTGAGCCCTGTCGACGAAGTCAAACGCATGCGCGCCGTGTACGACGCACCGCCGCCGCCGCGTGTGGTCAGGCCGGTTGCGCGTTATGTGACTGCCGTATAG
- a CDS encoding NAD(P)-dependent alcohol dehydrogenase, whose product MSTTFAYAATDATAPLAPFEIQRRELRAHDVQMEVLFCGVCHSDLHQARNEWKNTVFPVVPGHEIVGRVTAVGPDVTKYKAGDLVGVGCLVDSCRTCANCEEGLEQYCENGFVGTYNGVDRVDGQITYGGYSTQLVVDEAFTLRVPENLDPAGVAPLLCAGITTYSPLRTWGAGPGKKVGIVGLGGLGHMGVKLARAMGAHVVLFTTSPSKIEDAKRLGAHEVVISKNAEEMGAHANSFDFILNTVAAPHDLNPFLNLLRRDGTMTLVGAPEHDHPSPQVFNLIFKRRRLAGSLIGGIAETQEMLDFCGEHGITSDIEVIPMQGINDAYERMLKSDVKYRFVIDLDSLRK is encoded by the coding sequence ATGAGCACGACTTTTGCCTATGCAGCGACCGACGCGACCGCGCCGCTCGCCCCGTTCGAAATTCAGCGCCGCGAACTGCGCGCCCATGACGTGCAGATGGAAGTGCTGTTTTGCGGCGTGTGCCATTCCGACTTGCATCAGGCGCGCAACGAATGGAAGAACACGGTTTTTCCCGTGGTGCCGGGCCATGAGATTGTCGGCCGCGTGACGGCGGTGGGTCCGGACGTGACGAAGTACAAGGCAGGCGATCTGGTGGGCGTGGGATGCCTGGTCGATTCGTGCCGTACGTGTGCGAATTGCGAGGAAGGCCTCGAACAGTATTGCGAAAACGGTTTTGTCGGCACGTACAACGGTGTGGACCGGGTTGACGGTCAGATCACGTACGGCGGCTACTCGACGCAACTGGTGGTGGACGAGGCATTCACGCTGCGGGTGCCGGAGAATCTCGACCCGGCGGGTGTGGCGCCGTTGCTGTGCGCGGGTATCACCACGTATTCGCCGCTGCGCACGTGGGGCGCCGGTCCTGGCAAGAAGGTGGGGATTGTCGGTCTTGGCGGTCTCGGCCACATGGGTGTCAAATTGGCCCGTGCGATGGGCGCGCATGTCGTGTTGTTTACGACGTCGCCGTCGAAGATTGAAGATGCCAAACGGCTGGGCGCGCATGAGGTTGTCATCTCGAAGAATGCCGAAGAGATGGGCGCGCATGCGAACAGTTTCGATTTCATTCTGAATACCGTGGCTGCGCCGCATGATTTGAATCCGTTTCTGAATCTGCTGAGGCGTGATGGGACGATGACGCTGGTTGGGGCGCCGGAGCATGATCATCCGTCGCCGCAGGTGTTCAATCTGATCTTCAAGCGCCGCCGCCTGGCCGGGTCGTTGATTGGTGGAATTGCCGAGACGCAGGAAATGCTCGATTTCTGCGGCGAGCACGGGATTACTTCGGATATTGAAGTGATTCCTATGCAGGGGATTAATGATGCTTATGAACGGATGCTTAAGAGTGATGTTAAGTATCGGTTTGTTATTGATCTGGATTCCTTGCGGAAGTGA
- a CDS encoding LysR family transcriptional regulator, whose protein sequence is MIDRITAMRTFIRIVDTNSFTRAAESLDIPRATATTIVQNLEALLGTALLTRTTRRLSITPEGAAYYERCAQILADIDEMEASLRHATDNLTGRLRVEMPGAVASAIVLPALEDFHARYPNLDLAIGISNRSVDLISEAIDCSIQLGDLPDSNLIARQLGTLEHVTCASPVYLARHGTPVGLDDLRTHVAVNCMSPQNGREVDFDFEVDGEAQNVKVKGFVKVSDEQAYLTCGLQGLGLIQPARIAAQPYLDSGLLREVLPQWKPMPMPVSVAYVKNRQVSPRVRAFVDWLVELFEQTEHANQDLSRVRQLLRGLHPA, encoded by the coding sequence GTGATTGACAGAATAACTGCAATGCGGACATTCATCCGAATCGTGGACACAAACAGTTTCACCCGCGCAGCGGAATCCCTCGACATCCCCCGCGCGACAGCGACAACCATCGTCCAGAATCTGGAAGCGCTGCTAGGCACCGCACTCCTGACCCGTACGACGCGGCGCCTGAGCATCACCCCGGAAGGCGCAGCCTACTACGAGCGCTGCGCGCAAATCCTCGCCGACATCGACGAAATGGAAGCCAGCCTCCGCCATGCAACGGATAACCTGACCGGCCGCCTGCGCGTAGAAATGCCCGGCGCAGTCGCGAGCGCCATCGTCCTGCCGGCGCTCGAAGACTTCCATGCCCGCTACCCGAATCTCGATCTCGCCATCGGCATCAGCAATCGTTCGGTAGATCTGATTTCAGAAGCCATCGACTGCAGTATCCAACTCGGCGACTTGCCGGATTCGAATCTGATCGCGCGGCAATTGGGCACCCTCGAACATGTGACGTGCGCAAGTCCTGTCTATCTGGCCCGGCACGGCACGCCCGTCGGTCTCGACGATCTGCGCACGCACGTCGCCGTCAATTGCATGTCGCCGCAGAACGGCCGCGAAGTCGACTTCGATTTCGAAGTGGACGGCGAAGCGCAAAACGTCAAAGTCAAAGGCTTCGTCAAAGTCAGCGACGAGCAGGCTTATCTCACCTGCGGATTGCAAGGTCTCGGTCTGATCCAGCCGGCGCGGATCGCCGCACAACCGTACCTCGACTCGGGACTGTTGCGCGAAGTGCTGCCGCAATGGAAACCCATGCCGATGCCGGTCTCGGTCGCGTATGTGAAGAACCGCCAGGTGTCGCCACGCGTGCGAGCCTTCGTCGACTGGCTCGTGGAGTTGTTCGAGCAGACCGAACACGCGAACCAGGACCTGTCGCGAGTCCGTCAGTTGTTGCGCGGCCTGCATCCCGCTTGA
- a CDS encoding nucleoside hydrolase translates to MKKLFVALTCVASLAAISSLSACGGSDLNAQANPPKVIIDSDYNTLSDDGQLGVMAAQLQAQGSLKVLGITVVSGNQWLKQGVSDALKSVERLGVENQIGVYAGANYALSHDFGTIQAEQKQFPGGDGYLGAWNTPEPKSDSDLVAPPDGFATHTKVQSRSAVDFIVDSVKQYPGEVTILAIGPLTNIALATRQHPEIVPLIKQIIYMGGAIDVAGNTTPTAEFNWWFDPEAAKAVLRLPIKQVVIPLDVTDTVKMDKALYDRVAHDPGKQTIITQLFKTLNGYGFDGKNGFETNPNYTTNIWDTLTLAYLMRPSFATQTVDEWVDVDMSFGANDGKSTGYTSSPPAGLQKMTVVKRFDNPAFFNFYVDLLTRPVPVTLPN, encoded by the coding sequence GTGAAGAAGCTCTTCGTGGCGCTGACCTGTGTGGCAAGCCTGGCAGCCATTTCGTCGCTTTCGGCGTGCGGCGGAAGCGATCTCAACGCGCAGGCGAATCCACCCAAAGTGATTATCGACAGCGACTACAATACACTGAGCGACGACGGCCAGCTCGGTGTAATGGCTGCGCAATTGCAGGCGCAAGGCTCACTGAAAGTATTGGGTATTACGGTGGTATCCGGTAATCAATGGTTGAAGCAAGGCGTATCGGACGCACTGAAATCAGTCGAGCGTCTTGGCGTTGAAAATCAGATCGGTGTATATGCCGGCGCCAATTACGCGTTATCGCATGATTTCGGCACCATTCAGGCCGAGCAGAAGCAATTCCCGGGTGGCGACGGCTATCTCGGCGCGTGGAACACGCCCGAGCCGAAATCGGACAGCGACCTCGTTGCACCGCCGGACGGCTTCGCCACGCACACCAAAGTGCAGAGCAGGAGCGCGGTGGATTTCATTGTCGATTCAGTCAAGCAATATCCCGGCGAGGTGACGATTCTGGCGATCGGCCCGCTGACCAACATCGCGCTCGCCACGCGTCAGCATCCCGAGATCGTGCCGCTGATCAAGCAGATCATCTACATGGGCGGCGCGATCGACGTGGCTGGCAACACCACACCGACGGCCGAATTCAACTGGTGGTTCGATCCGGAAGCGGCGAAAGCCGTGCTGCGTTTGCCGATCAAACAGGTGGTGATTCCGCTCGACGTGACAGATACCGTGAAGATGGACAAGGCGCTGTACGACCGTGTCGCGCACGATCCGGGCAAACAGACCATCATCACGCAATTGTTCAAGACGCTGAACGGCTACGGTTTCGACGGCAAGAACGGTTTTGAAACGAATCCGAACTACACCACGAACATCTGGGACACCCTGACGCTGGCGTATCTGATGCGTCCGTCGTTTGCGACGCAGACGGTGGATGAATGGGTGGATGTGGATATGAGCTTCGGTGCCAATGATGGCAAGTCGACCGGTTACACCAGTTCGCCGCCGGCGGGTTTGCAGAAGATGACGGTGGTTAAGCGCTTCGACAATCCGGCTTTTTTCAATTTCTATGTCGATCTGCTGACGCGTCCGGTGCCGGTGACACTACCGAACTAA